The Polaromonas sp. SP1 DNA window CGGCGCCGGCGGAAATGTGGGCAGCGCCGCCGCCGCCAAGGCGCCAGCCGACGGCTACACCTTGCTCTACGGCACCAACGGCACACACGCCATCAACCATGCGATCTATAAATCACCCGGCTTCAGCGTGCGTGACTTCGAGCCGGTGACCCAGCTCACACGCATCGCGGCCATGGTGGTGGTGCGGCCCACGCTGCCGGTTAATTCCATGGCTGAACTGACCAGGCTGCTCAAAGCCAGCCCGGGCAAGTACACCTTCGGCTCCGCCGGCAACGGCACCACCTCGCACCTGGCCGGCGAGATCTACAAGTCGCGCGCCGGCCTGGCGGTGGTGCACATTCCCTACCGCGGCGGCGCCCAGGCCATGACCGACCTGATGGGCGGGCAGGTCGACATGATGATTGAAGTGATGCCGAACGCCGCACCCCAGGCCAAAAGCGGCCGTGTCAAACCGCTGGCGGTGACGACGGCCACGCGCGTGGCGGGCTGGCCCGATGTACCGACGATTGCGGAGTCGGGCTTGCCCGGTTTTGATGTGAGCGCGTGGGACGCGATTTTTGTCCCCGCCGGAACGCCGCGCCCCATCGTCAACCGCTTGAACGAGGCGATCCACAAAGCCCTGGCTGACCCCGAGCTGCGCGCGCAACTGCAATCACGCGGCGCTGAAGTGGCGCCCGGCACGCCTGAAGAGCTGGCCAAACATATCGCCAGCAACATGACGCTGTGGGGCGATGCGGTGAAGCGTTCGGGCGCCGCAGTCGACTGACGCGGCCATCCATCACGGCCAACAATCATGGCCAACAAACGGCCAATAAACGGCCAACAAAAAAGCGACCCTGGCGGTCGCTTTTTTTATGACGCCGATGAAACCGGCGAAAGGAAAATTTTACTTTTTCTTGGTCTGGCTCACAGCCCACTTGCCGGCAAATGCCTGCAGGTCGTTCAGGCGCTTGAGCAGGTCGCCGCCCAGCGTGGTGACGGTGTAGCCCTCGGTGCCGTGGGCCACCAGGCCGGCTGCGCGCAATTCCTTGATGCGGGTATTGAGGGTGTTGGGAGTGATGCTGCCGATGCTGTCTTGCAGGAGGCGGAACGTCTGGGGGTGGCCGTCTTTCAAGGCCCACAGCACGCGAAGGGCGTAGCGTGCTTCCAGCAGTTCAAGCAATTGGCCTACTGCTGCATTTTCTTTGGCGCTCATCAGGTTATCTCCTCGGTCACAGTTTGGTCACAGGTGGTTGTTAAGCAAAAAGCTTCTATCAGCTTCATCCAAATATAACGCAAATTCCTGGGTGCTACGAGTTTTGTAGCTAGCAACCCACGCTGGATGTGGTCCAGGGCCTACTAGTGCCTGCCAGCCTTGGAAAACCCTGATGCGGCCAGCTCGTGTGCGTGCACCAAAACCGCGCCGGCTACATCACTGGAATCACCGCAGCCGGATGCAGCGGCACCGCGCTGCCTGCTTTGGACGATGCCATGATGGCCTCAATCACCTGCTGCACCCCGAGTGCGGAGCGGCCGGTCACGGCCGGAGCCGCGCCATTTTGCACCGCACGGATGAAGTCTTCCAGCACGGCCCGATGGGCGGCATGATCAAACGCCATCGGGTCCGCGCCGCCGCCCGAGGCTTGGGCCGCGCCGGCCGTAGCCGTCTTGCCGTTGTGAAACGCGGCCCGCATTTCGCCGCCTTCCAGTGTTGCCGTTCCCTGGGTGAAATTCAGTTCGATGCGCTCCGGAAATCCGGGGTAGGCCGCCGTGGTGGCCTGCACCACGGCCACCGCGCCGTTGCTGTAGTGCAGCAATGCCGCAGCGGTGTCTTCGCCTTCCATGCGGTGCACGGGGCTGGTGCCGGCAATGCCCGTCACACGCTGCGGCATGCCGATCAGGCTGAGCAGCAAGTCCAGTGTGTGGATGGCTTGCGTGATCAACACGCCGCCGCCGTCGCGGGCCAGTGTGCCGCGGCCCGGCTCGTCGTAATAACTTTGCGGCCGCCACCAGCGCACGAAAGCAGCGGCGCCGACCAGCTGCCCAAGTTCGCCCGAGGCGATCAGCGCGCGCAGGCCCAGCGCGGCTTCGCGCAGCCGGTGCTGCAGCATCACGGCCAGCGTCACGCCTGCGGTCTCGCACGCCTCCACCAGCGCGTTGGCGCGGTTCAGGTCGATCTCCAGCGGTTTTTCAACCAGCACGTGTTTGCCTGCGCGGGCTGCGCGCTGCACCATGTCCAGGTGCGCGTTGGGCGGCGTCAGCACCAGCACGGCCTTGATGCTGTCGTCCTCGAGGATGTCTTCCAGGCGCGTGGTTTTGCGCGCACCATCCGGCACTTGCACCGCCGCCAGCCGGCCGGCATCCCGCCCATAGACATAGACAAGCTCGGAGATGCCCGCAAGGTCTTGCAGGCTGCGGAAATGCGGCGCCGAGCCCAGCCCGGCGCCTATGACGGCCAGGCGCAGCCGTTCGGGGGAAATACGCGTCATCTTGGGTTCTGTATCTTTCAATCGATTTTGACGTTCAATCGGCGGTGATGCGGCGTGTCTCTATCAAGGTCTTCCAGCGCTCCCACTCGCGCAGCTGGAAGGCGGTGAACTCTTCCGGCGTGCTGGCAACGATCTCCAGCCCCTGGTCAAGCATGCGCTTTTTCGTCTCTGCATCCTGCATGGCGGCGATCACCGCGTCGCTCAAAATCTTCTTCGTGGCGGCCGGCAAGCCTTTGGGGGCGGCCATGCCCTGCCATGAATAAACCTCGGCGCCTTTCACACCGGCTTCGGCCAGCGTGGGCACATCGGGCAGCACGGGCGAGCGCTTGTCGCCGGTGACGGCGATCGCGCGCAGCTTGCCCGCACGGATGTGCGGCAGAACGGCATTCACGTTCTGGAAAGAAAAGTCGACCTGGTTGCCCAGCAGGTCGTTGACCGCGGGCGCTCCGCCCTTGTAGGGCACGTGCACGCCTTCGGTTTTGGACTGCTGCCAGAACAGCTCGGCCGAAAGATGGTCGGACGAACCGTTGCCCGAGCTTGCAAACGAGACCTTGCCCGGCGTCTTGCGCAGCAGCGCGAGCACATCGGCCACCGTGCGTTCGGGCCGCGCCACATTGGCGACCAGCACATTCGGCGCCTGCACCGGCACGCTGATGTAGTCGAAGTCTTTGGTGGCGTCGTAAGGCACGCTTTTGAGCAGGTGCGGTGTGACGACGAACGCACCCAGCGAAGACACCAGCAGCGTGTAGCCGTCAGGCGCCGCGCGCTTGACCTGGCCGGTGCCTATGGTGCCGGTGGCGCCGGGCCGGTTATCGACAACAAAGGTGCCGCCCAGCCGCGTCTGCAATTGCAGCGCCAGCGCGCGCGCCACCATGTCGGTGGAGCCGCCGGCCGGGAAGGGCACAACGATGGTCACGGTCTTGCCTGCGGGCCACGCGCCTTGGGCCGCTGCGGAAAACGGCAGCGCCGCAAGCGCGGCGCCGGCCAGTGCGAAGTGTATGAGGGAGCGGCGTTTCATGGTGTCTCCTGTGCGTGGTGCCGGAATGACGGCAAGGCATGCAGCGGCCCGCGCCGCTCCATGCCTGCCCGGTTCACTGGTTAACTTGTTTACTTGATGGCCTGGATGCGCTCGTACAGGCTCTTGGGCCACGGTGCATCGGCGGCGGTCAGCGACGGCAACACGGCTGCGGCAAAAGGTGTGCGGTCTACCTTGTTGACGGTTTTGCCCTTTTTCTCGAACTCGGCGACCAGGCGGTTTTCGGCGTCGACGATGTCCTGGCTCGCACGGCTGGAAGCCTCCCACAGAACCTGGTCGAACACCTTTTTGTCGGCGTCGCTCAGCTTGGACCACACCGAGCTGGAGACCGCGGTGATCAGCGATTCGGTGATGTGGCCCGTCAGCGTGATGTACTTCTGCACTTCATAGAACTTCTTGGCCTCAATCGTCGGCAGTGGGTTTTCCTGTGCATCGACCGTGCCGTTTTGCAGCGCCAGGTAGACCTCGGCAAATGCGATGGGCGTGGGGTTGGCGCCGACGGCCTTGGGGAACATGGTGAAGAGCGGCGCATCGGGCACGCGCAGTTTCAGGCCCTTCATGTCCTCGGGTTTGGCGATGACCTTGTTCGAAGTCATGTGGCGCAGGCCGTAGTAGGTGTAGCCCGCAATGTGCTGGCCGCCGGTTTTGCCGGCATAGCCCTGCGCCAGCTCCTGGAAGACCGGGCCGTTGCGGAAAGCCTGGAAGTGGTTGTAATCGCGGAACACGAAAGGCGCGGCGGCAATCGACAGCGGCGGGAAAGCGCGCCCGGCAAACGCGGCGCCGGTGTAAATGATGTCAACGGTGCCCAGCGTCAGGCCCTGGTTGATTTCGGTTTCCTTGCCCAGCGATGAAGCCGGGAAGACTTCCACCACATAGCGGCCATTGGTCTTTTTCTTGATCTCGTCAGCGGCCCACACAGCCTGCTTGTGAAAGGTTTCCGACGTCTCGTAGACGTGGGCCCACTTCAATTTGGTCTGGGCCATCGCGCTGCCTGCGCCCATCGCGCCGGCCAGTGCCAGCAATGTTGCGACGGCAAGGCTGCCAAGGGTTCTGCGTTTCATGATGTTTTGTCTCCTGGTGTTTGTAATAGGAATAGCAGAGTGGGTATCGCTGGTGGAAAAAGGGCGCCGGGGTATACCGCCCCCGGTGCGCCTGATGGGGCAAAAAAGCCCATCGCAAAGGACTTCCGGGAGCCTCTAACTTCCCAAAAGCCCTTCTTGAACTTATCGAACCATGCAGGGCATCTTGTTGTTGAACTTCCAGCCGGGGATCAGGTACTGCATGGCGATCGCGTCGTCGCGCGCGCCCAGGCCGTGCTTGAGGTAGAGCTGGTGGGCCTTTTCAACCTCGGCCATGTCCAGCTCCACGCCCAGGCCGGGCTGCTTGGGCACGGCGACTTCGCCGCCCACGATTTGCAGCGGCGCTTTCGTCAGGCGCTGGCCGTCCTGCCAGATCCAGTGGGTGTCGATGGCCGTGACCTTGCCCGGCGCGGCAGCGGCCACGTGCGTGAACATGGCCAGCGAGATGTCGAAGTGGTTGTTGGAGTGCGAGCCCCAGGTCAGGCCCCAGGTCTGGCAGATCTGCGCTACGCGAACGGACCCCTGCATGGTCCAGAAGTGCGGGTCGGCCAGCGGGATGTCGACCGACTGCAGGTGGATGGTGTGCGAGAGTTCGCGCCAGTCGGTGGCGATCATGTTGGTGGCGGTGGGCAGGCCGGTGGCGCGGCGGAATTCCGCCATCACCTCGCGGCCCGAGAACACACCTTCGGCGCCGCACGGGTCTTCGGCGTAGGCCAATACATCGCCGCGCCCCTGGCAGATGCGGATCGCGTCCTTGAGCAGCCAGCCGCCGTTCGGGTCCAGCGTGATGCGCGCCTCGGGAAAGCGCTCGGCCAGCGCGGTGATGGCTTCCATTTCCTCTTCGCCGCGCAGCACGCCGCCCTTGAGCTTGAAGTCCTTGAAGCCGTAGCGCTTGTAGGCCGCTTCGGCCAGTGCCACGATGCCGTCGGCGTCCATGGCCGCCTCGTGGCGCAGGCGGAACCAGTCGTCTTCGGCGTCGGGCGCCGAAGCGTAGGGCAGACCGGTCTGCTTGCGGTCGGCAATATAAAAGAGGTAGCCCAGCATGGCCACCGAGTCGCGCTGCTGGCCGTCGCCCAGCAGGGCCGCCACGGGCACGCCCAGGAACTGGCCGAGCAGGTCGAGCAGGGCGCTTTCCACCGCGGTGACGGCATGGATCGCCACGCGCAGGTCAAAGGTCTGGTTGCCGCGGCCGCCGCTGTCGCGGTCGGCAAAGCGCGTGCGCAGGGTGTTCAGGATGTGGTTCCAGGCGCCGATCGACTGGCCTTCGATCAGCTCACGCGCATCTTCCAGCGTGTTGCGGATCTTCTCGCCGCCGGGGACTTCGCCCACGCCGGTGCGGCCGGAGCTGTCGGTCAGGATGACCAGGTTGCGGGTGAAGAAAGGTGCGTGGGCGCCGCTCAGGTTCAGCAGCATGCTGTCCTGCCCGGCCACCGGAATCACCTGCACGCGGGTGATGCGCGGGGTTTGTGAGGATGCGGAAGCGGAAACGTTGGACGCAGGAGTGGCTTTGGAAGCGGGCATACCGGGCTTGTGTGTAGGATGGTTGATAAGGAATTTATCAGTTATCGTACAACTCACCGATTTTTTATGCAACCAGATTTGTCCCTAGCGGCTGGGCTGCCTGAAGGTCTGCGGCGTTCCCCGGCGGCTGCATGGTGTGGGCATTGTTGCCCCGGCGCAGGCGCTCACGGCTGTTGGAAAGATGGGTGCGCATGGCGGCACGGGCGGCTTCGGCGTCCTGGTTGCGGATGGCGTTGTAAATGCTTTCGTGCTCGCTGTTGACCCGCTGCAGGTAGTTGAAGCGGCCCTCGGGCGCGCTGTGCGCCGTGTTCACCCGGGTGCGCGGGATGATCATGGTGCCCAGGTAGGTCATCAGGTCGGCAAAGTGGCGGTTGCCGGTGGAGCGGGCCACTTCCATATGGAACTGGAAGTCCGGCGGCACCGCGTCGGAGTCCAGGCTGATGGAGTCGTGGAAGGCGCGCAGGGCAGTTTCCAGGGCCTTGAGGTTTTCGGGGGTCCGCCGCTGGGCAGCCAGGCCGGCGGCCTCGGTTTCCAGGCTGATGCGCAGCTCCAGCACCGAGATCACGTCGGCCACGGTGGCGAAGTCCTCGGCCGTGATCCGGAAGTTGCCGGACTCCTGCGGCTGCAGGACAAACGTGCCGATGCCGTGCCGGGTTTCGACCAGGCCCGAAGCCTGCAGCTTGGACAGGGACTCCCGCACGACCGTGCGGCTGACGTCGAAACGAGCCATGATTTCAGCTTCGGTCGGCAGCTTTTCACCGGGTTGCAGGCGGCCCTCGCGGATGCTGGTGGCCAGGCTTTCGACGATCTCGCCGACCAGCCCGCGCGGGCGCCGCACGCGCACCGGCTCCTCGTGAAAGGCAAGCGTCAGGCCTGTTTCAGGGCGACTAGGGGTTTTCCTTGAGTCCATTAAAAAACCATTGACAAGCTAGGGGGCGAATTGGAGAATTCCGAGTCATCAGACAACCTATGACTGATGCGTTTCTAGGTTGACTTTAACAAACTCCAAAAAAAAGTCCAGTGTTTGCGACCACACCGGGCCTCCCTCCAAAAAATGACGATCAAAGTTCATGAAAAACTGCTGCTGACCGGCGCCGCCGGCGGTTTGGGCAAGGCCTTGCGCGAACGGCTGAAGGCCAATTGCTCGGTGCTGCGCCTTTCCGATGTGCAGGCCTTCGGCGCTGCCGCCGCCAATGAAGAAGTGGTGCTGGCCGACCTGGCGGACTCCGCCGCCGTCCACAAGATGGTCGAGGGCGTGGACGCGATTGTTCACCTGGGCGGCGTCTCGGTGGAAGGGCCTTTCGGGCCCATCCTGCAGGCCAACATCCTGGGCGCCTATAACTTGTATGAGGCCGCCCGCAAACACGGCGTCAAGCGTATCGTCTTCGCCAGCTCCAACCACGTCACCGGTTTTTACCGCCAGGACGAGACCATCACCGCCGACCACCCGCCGCGCCCCGACGGCCTGTACGGCTTGAGCAAAGCCTTCGGTGAAGATCTTTCGCGCCTGTATTTCGACCGCTACGGCATTGAAACCGCCTGCGTGCGCATCGGCTCCTCGTTCCCCGAGCCCAAAGACCGCCGCATGCTCGCGACCTGGCTGAGTTTTGACGACCTGCACCGCCTGATCACCGCCTGCCTGACGACGCCGGTGCTGGGCCACAGCATCGTGTTCGGCATGTCCGACAACGCCGTCACCTGGTGGGACAACAGCCGCGCACGCCACATCGGCTATGTACCCAAGGACAGCTCCGACATCTTCCGCGAGGCCGTTTACGCCCGCACCCCCGCGCCCGACCTGAAGGACCCGGTCGCCCAGTACCAGGGTGGCGGTTTTGTCGTCGCTGGCCCTTTCGGCGATTGAGCAGGCGACAACCAGCATGAGCCAATCCCAAGCCGAACTGGTCCTGGACGCGCGCAACGGCACGGGGGAGAGCCCTGTCTGGAGCGCCGCGGAACAGGCGCTTTACTGGGTCGACATCCCGGCGAAGAGGCTGTGCCGCTGGAGCGTGGCAGACGCCGCGCTGACTGAATGGTCCGCTCCCGAAATGCTGGCCTGTGTCGCATCCATCGGGACAACGCAGGATTGGATCGCCGGCACTGAAAGCGGCATCTTCCGCCTGAGCCCGCAAGCCGATGGCCAGCTTGGTTTCAAACAACTTGCCGCCGTCAGC harbors:
- a CDS encoding tripartite tricarboxylate transporter substrate binding protein → MTSPRSHSRRLLAGTAALALMTLLAPAAQAQAPAAYPNKPVKLIVPFPAGGGGDTLARLVMLRAAKELGQPIVVENLGGAGGNVGSAAAAKAPADGYTLLYGTNGTHAINHAIYKSPGFSVRDFEPVTQLTRIAAMVVVRPTLPVNSMAELTRLLKASPGKYTFGSAGNGTTSHLAGEIYKSRAGLAVVHIPYRGGAQAMTDLMGGQVDMMIEVMPNAAPQAKSGRVKPLAVTTATRVAGWPDVPTIAESGLPGFDVSAWDAIFVPAGTPRPIVNRLNEAIHKALADPELRAQLQSRGAEVAPGTPEELAKHIASNMTLWGDAVKRSGAAVD
- a CDS encoding helix-turn-helix domain-containing protein: MSAKENAAVGQLLELLEARYALRVLWALKDGHPQTFRLLQDSIGSITPNTLNTRIKELRAAGLVAHGTEGYTVTTLGGDLLKRLNDLQAFAGKWAVSQTKKK
- a CDS encoding Gfo/Idh/MocA family protein, yielding MTRISPERLRLAVIGAGLGSAPHFRSLQDLAGISELVYVYGRDAGRLAAVQVPDGARKTTRLEDILEDDSIKAVLVLTPPNAHLDMVQRAARAGKHVLVEKPLEIDLNRANALVEACETAGVTLAVMLQHRLREAALGLRALIASGELGQLVGAAAFVRWWRPQSYYDEPGRGTLARDGGGVLITQAIHTLDLLLSLIGMPQRVTGIAGTSPVHRMEGEDTAAALLHYSNGAVAVVQATTAAYPGFPERIELNFTQGTATLEGGEMRAAFHNGKTATAGAAQASGGGADPMAFDHAAHRAVLEDFIRAVQNGAAPAVTGRSALGVQQVIEAIMASSKAGSAVPLHPAAVIPVM
- a CDS encoding tripartite tricarboxylate transporter substrate binding protein, translating into MKRRSLIHFALAGAALAALPFSAAAQGAWPAGKTVTIVVPFPAGGSTDMVARALALQLQTRLGGTFVVDNRPGATGTIGTGQVKRAAPDGYTLLVSSLGAFVVTPHLLKSVPYDATKDFDYISVPVQAPNVLVANVARPERTVADVLALLRKTPGKVSFASSGNGSSDHLSAELFWQQSKTEGVHVPYKGGAPAVNDLLGNQVDFSFQNVNAVLPHIRAGKLRAIAVTGDKRSPVLPDVPTLAEAGVKGAEVYSWQGMAAPKGLPAATKKILSDAVIAAMQDAETKKRMLDQGLEIVASTPEEFTAFQLREWERWKTLIETRRITAD
- a CDS encoding sialic acid TRAP transporter substrate-binding protein SiaP, with the protein product MKRRTLGSLAVATLLALAGAMGAGSAMAQTKLKWAHVYETSETFHKQAVWAADEIKKKTNGRYVVEVFPASSLGKETEINQGLTLGTVDIIYTGAAFAGRAFPPLSIAAAPFVFRDYNHFQAFRNGPVFQELAQGYAGKTGGQHIAGYTYYGLRHMTSNKVIAKPEDMKGLKLRVPDAPLFTMFPKAVGANPTPIAFAEVYLALQNGTVDAQENPLPTIEAKKFYEVQKYITLTGHITESLITAVSSSVWSKLSDADKKVFDQVLWEASSRASQDIVDAENRLVAEFEKKGKTVNKVDRTPFAAAVLPSLTAADAPWPKSLYERIQAIK
- the gudD gene encoding glucarate dehydratase, with the protein product MPASKATPASNVSASASSQTPRITRVQVIPVAGQDSMLLNLSGAHAPFFTRNLVILTDSSGRTGVGEVPGGEKIRNTLEDARELIEGQSIGAWNHILNTLRTRFADRDSGGRGNQTFDLRVAIHAVTAVESALLDLLGQFLGVPVAALLGDGQQRDSVAMLGYLFYIADRKQTGLPYASAPDAEDDWFRLRHEAAMDADGIVALAEAAYKRYGFKDFKLKGGVLRGEEEMEAITALAERFPEARITLDPNGGWLLKDAIRICQGRGDVLAYAEDPCGAEGVFSGREVMAEFRRATGLPTATNMIATDWRELSHTIHLQSVDIPLADPHFWTMQGSVRVAQICQTWGLTWGSHSNNHFDISLAMFTHVAAAAPGKVTAIDTHWIWQDGQRLTKAPLQIVGGEVAVPKQPGLGVELDMAEVEKAHQLYLKHGLGARDDAIAMQYLIPGWKFNNKMPCMVR
- a CDS encoding FadR/GntR family transcriptional regulator, producing the protein MDSRKTPSRPETGLTLAFHEEPVRVRRPRGLVGEIVESLATSIREGRLQPGEKLPTEAEIMARFDVSRTVVRESLSKLQASGLVETRHGIGTFVLQPQESGNFRITAEDFATVADVISVLELRISLETEAAGLAAQRRTPENLKALETALRAFHDSISLDSDAVPPDFQFHMEVARSTGNRHFADLMTYLGTMIIPRTRVNTAHSAPEGRFNYLQRVNSEHESIYNAIRNQDAEAARAAMRTHLSNSRERLRRGNNAHTMQPPGNAADLQAAQPLGTNLVA
- a CDS encoding NAD(P)-dependent oxidoreductase, whose protein sequence is MTIKVHEKLLLTGAAGGLGKALRERLKANCSVLRLSDVQAFGAAAANEEVVLADLADSAAVHKMVEGVDAIVHLGGVSVEGPFGPILQANILGAYNLYEAARKHGVKRIVFASSNHVTGFYRQDETITADHPPRPDGLYGLSKAFGEDLSRLYFDRYGIETACVRIGSSFPEPKDRRMLATWLSFDDLHRLITACLTTPVLGHSIVFGMSDNAVTWWDNSRARHIGYVPKDSSDIFREAVYARTPAPDLKDPVAQYQGGGFVVAGPFGD